In Equus przewalskii isolate Varuska chromosome 6, EquPr2, whole genome shotgun sequence, one DNA window encodes the following:
- the DDIAS gene encoding DNA damage-induced apoptosis suppressor protein, which translates to MNRRRKFLLASVLALQNSSFVYPSCQKCFSRVILVSKRSNCPKCGFTGEAENVSYRYKLSLKVAESNKLFGITVFGSCLDAFFGLTATGLHRYIQDPKEIPETLDSDTTQNLLTKAVETCFLGQSFIFGVTNFENQHGQGSDSCNFLHQCPDRRREVKGLVACQMVLPDPGVAGFTVIDYFRQLLQHSDFRKLHGGYQTPNSSTHSSSDLISICGPDSSSCFFESHGRDNFSRFWQLSLELTSSVSQLTGDDDFSASEQNKAIATLPQNRKYISFAEATGSTSFHDAIEGSWGLVSYMDRKSTTQKLGEELGLQANQPSAVHSSHHEIGVTDSNLSPLKMQEPFEPSNTKSFHSAVEIKTRYSQHELTCHQHHDVDAHPSLQERSTCRPPSSLRVEEIAGGSQDCDPEVWDDLPFSESLNKFLAVIESEIAIIPTDASSRKRHINNDVDKLHADHSTLSVTPQRTTGALHTPPIALRSSQTAVKANSGKDNFLSNCETNSSLRVQKEPQPDNTAEAVSISSNGRDISEYFLPNTCLSALLPSSKGLRTTISRKTSPRILPHRAEISLKLNTSESEHSCLNIKYFNGYGEKSLSEVSEKLTTFCCRRYYDVSELCNLENKQYSRWPKNQGDSFTICRKLTYPLEALCSSPSRSTDTLKEMPYGQINNNLTQNYSTRHESSYNASADLFDDSAKEMDFAIEITKKSQDILLQQGKSLAENHHTESDFSLRSLSENSGQSSQKFSLQNMSASMFLRTCSSPPRFQSDSECDFEDSQDFVPCSQSTPVAGFHQTRILGIKGAFKKLPTFYSDLDANYKKTRVSSENDAQQATSSCPKNIRTPSQKSRSPIISGITQPEVFNNCPSAECLETDIDEWVPPTTKKVFLSDMLGFQAIGLRKCSAACNSPDQKELPRKKLKYVKQRTDKCLIKKELNLKNIFPTVVTKQKTPNYGSTSSGWISKESILGCGSCSGVKCSLPFSENWPSSVPETKSAWSPELFS; encoded by the exons GTCTAATTGTCCAAAATGTGGCTTTACTGGTGAGGCTGAAAATGTCAGTTACAGAtataaactttctttaaaagttgCGGAATCAAACAAATTATTTGGCATTACTGTATTTGGAAGCTGCTTAGATGCATTTTTTGGTCTTACAGCCACTGGTTTGCACAG ATACATTCAAGATCCTAAAGAAATTCCAGAAACACTGGACAGTGATACAACTCAGAACCTGTTAACTAAAGCAGTGGAAACTTGCTTTCTTGGACAAAGCTTTATTTTTGGAGTTACG AATTTTGAAAACCAACATGGGCAAGGTTCAGATTCCTGTAACTTCTTACATCAGTGTCCTGACCGCAGGAGAGAAGTTAAAGGGCTGGTGGCTTGCCAGATGGTTTTACCAGACCCAGGTGTTGCAGGCTTCACTGTCATTGACTATTTCCGTCAGCTTTTGCAGCATTCTGATTTCAGGAAGCTTCACGGTGGCTACCAGACACCTAATAGCTCAACACACTCAAGTAGTGATCTCATTAGCATATGTGGCCCTGACAGCAGTTCTTGTTTTTTCGAGTCCCATGGCAGAGATAATTTTTCAAGATTCTGGCAGCTATCACTTGAACTCACTTCCTCTGTTTCACAACTAACAGGTGATGATGATTTTTCAGCTTCAGAACAAAACAAGGCCATTGCTACTCTTCCCCAGAACAGAAAGTACATCTCTTTTGCAGAGGCCACTGGTTCCACTAGCTTCCATGATGCCATAGAAGGTTCCTGGGGCCTTGTTTCATATATGGATAGAAAGAGTACAACACAAAAGTTGGGTGAAGAACTTGGCTTACAAGCTAATCAGCCAAGTGCAGTTCACAGCAGTCATCATGAAATTGGAGTTACTGACTCTAATTTATCCCCTTTGAAAATGCAAGAGCCCTTTGAGCCAAGTAATACGAAATCTTTCCACAGTGCAGTTGAAATTAAAACTAGGTATTCTCAGCATGAGCTAACATGTCACCAGCATCATGATGTAGATGCCCACCCTAGCCTTCAGGAGAGATCTACATGTCGTCCACCTTCATCACTCAGAGTCGAAGAGATAGCTGGTGGCTCCCAGGATTGTGACCCCGAGGTTTGGGATGATCTGCCATTCTCTGAAAGCTTAAACAAGTTTCTGGCAGTTATCGAAAGTGAGATTGCTATAATTCCGACAGATGCCAGTAGTAGGAAACGTCACATAAATAATGATGTTGATAAATTACATGCAGACCACAGCACGTTATCTGTGACTCCCCAGAGAACTACTGGAGCCTTGCATACACCACCTATAGCTTTAAGATCCTCACAAACAGCAGTCAAAGCAAACTCTGGCAAAGATAACTTCCTTTCCAACTGTGAAACAAATTCAAGTCTTCGTGTTCAAAAGGAGCCACAACCAGATAACACAGCAGAGGCTGTTTCTATAAGTAGTAATGGAAGagatatttctgaatattttctaccAAACACTTGTCTGTCGGCTCTGTTACCATCTTCCAAAGGTTTAAGAACAACAATTTCTCGTAAGACGTCTCCCAGAATTCTGCCACATAGGGCTGAAATTTCACTTAAGCTCAATACTTCAGAGAGTGAGCATTCTTGTCtcaatatcaaatattttaatggatATGGAGAAAAATCACTTTCAGAAGTGAGTGAAAAGTTGACAACTTTCTGTTGTAGGAGATATTATGATGTTTCTGAACTTTGcaacttagaaaataaacaatatagtAGGTGGCCAAAGAACCAAGGTGACAGTTTCACAATTTGCAGGAAACTTACATATCCCTTAGAAGCTCTCTGCAGTAGTCCAAGTAGAAGTACAGATACATTGAAAGAAATGCCTTATGGACAAATCAATAATAACTTAACACAGAACTATTCTACTCGTCATGAAAGTAGCTACAATGCTTCTGCTGATCTCTTTGATGATAGTGCTAAAGAAATGGACTTTGCaatagaaattacaaagaaatcaCAGGATATTTTGTTACAACAGGGAAAATCTTTGGCAGAAAATCATCATACAGAATCTGATTTCTCACTGAGATCACTTTCTGAAAACTCTGGCCAGTCTTCACAAAAATTTTCCTTGCAAAACATGTCTGCCTCTATGTTTTTGAGAACGTGCTCCTCTCCACCTCGTTTTCAGTCAGATTCAGAATGTGATTTTGAAGATAGCCAAGACTTTGTTCCATGTTCACAGTCAACTCCAGTTGCAGGATTCCACCAAACAAGAATTCTTGGGATAAAAGGAGCTTTCAAAAAATTACCTACCTTTTATTCAGATCTTGATGCTAACTATAAAAAAACAAGGGTTTCCTCTGAAAATGATGCACAGCAAGCCACCTCTAGCTGTCCAAAAAATATAAGAACACCCAGCCAGAAATCCAGAAGCCCTATTATATCTGGCATTACACAACCAGAGGTTTTCAACAACTGTCCTAGTGCTGAGTGCCTTGAAACTGATATTGATGAATGGGTCCCTCCCACcacaaaaaaagtatttctttcaGATATGCTTGGATTCCAAGCCATAGGTCTAAGGAAATGCTCTGCTGCCTGTAACTCTCCTGATCAAAAAGAGTTaccaagaaagaaactgaagtatGTCAAACAAAGAactgataaatgtttaattaagAAAGAGTTAAATTTGAAGAATATATTTCCAACAGTCgttacaaaacagaaaactccTAACTATGGCAGTACAAGTTCAGGCTGGATTTCTAAAGAGTCAATTTTGGGATGTGGTTCTTGTTCAGGAGTTAAATGTAGCCttccattttcagaaaattgGCCATCTTCAGTACCTGAAACTAAAAGTGCTTGGTCTCCTGAATTGTTTTCATAA